The following coding sequences are from one Ruminococcus flavefaciens AE3010 window:
- a CDS encoding flavin reductase family protein: MAKQFWKGSTLLAPVPAALVTCGTIEQPNVLTIGWTGIVCTRPPMTYISVRPERYSHDIIKASGEFVINLTTSAMCRETDFCGVKSGKNTDKFSACGFHTVPAQKVAPPLIEECPLSLECRVVDEKLLGSHTMFLAEIVGIDADEKYIDSKGKLNLQQCGLMAFAHGEYFTLGRKLGDFGFSVRKKKKHRPKQGSR; this comes from the coding sequence ATGGCAAAACAATTCTGGAAGGGCAGCACTCTGCTGGCTCCCGTACCTGCCGCCCTTGTCACATGCGGCACCATTGAGCAGCCCAACGTGCTCACTATCGGCTGGACAGGCATAGTCTGCACCCGTCCGCCCATGACATACATATCCGTTCGCCCCGAGCGCTACTCCCACGACATCATCAAGGCATCGGGAGAGTTCGTCATAAACCTTACCACCTCGGCTATGTGCCGCGAGACTGACTTCTGCGGCGTAAAAAGCGGAAAGAACACGGACAAGTTCAGCGCCTGCGGCTTCCATACAGTGCCCGCGCAAAAGGTAGCTCCGCCCCTTATCGAGGAGTGTCCCCTGAGCCTTGAGTGTAGGGTAGTGGACGAAAAGCTTCTCGGCTCCCACACCATGTTCCTTGCGGAGATAGTCGGCATAGACGCCGACGAGAAGTACATCGACAGCAAGGGCAAGCTGAATCTCCAGCAGTGCGGGCTCATGGCTTTCGCCCACGGAGAGTACTTCACCCTCGGCAGAAAGCTGGGCGATTTCGGCTTCTCTGTCCGAAAAAAGAAAAAGCACAGACCCAAGCAGGGCTCACGATGA
- a CDS encoding EFR1 family ferrodoxin (N-terminal region resembles flavodoxins. C-terminal ferrodoxin region binds two 4Fe-4S clusters.), with the protein MILYYSATGNTKFIATELAKKLDDQCIDLLGRIRKNDYSELHSDKPFIVCAPVYMSEMPRFVYDYLKNTSFTGSRAVYFIADNAGYAGITAWQAKKLFKKKDMEFMGCAEPVMPNNYYISHYKGQTDDEIKDRLFKAFDKIDEISNSIQNCEKLKTRHVLLVEKLITLPINSYFCKHKINAKDFSVLDKCIGCGKCEEVCPLSNITLREDKPSWGDSCSHCMACIGNCPTNAIEYGTVTREKGKYNFEEYRHFLNEIR; encoded by the coding sequence ATGATCCTTTACTATTCAGCTACGGGCAACACAAAGTTCATTGCCACGGAGCTTGCAAAAAAACTTGACGACCAGTGTATAGACCTTCTTGGCAGGATAAGAAAAAACGACTATTCGGAGCTCCACTCCGACAAGCCGTTCATCGTCTGTGCACCTGTTTATATGAGCGAAATGCCGCGGTTCGTATACGACTATCTGAAAAACACAAGCTTCACAGGCAGCAGAGCTGTATACTTCATCGCCGACAACGCAGGCTATGCAGGCATAACCGCATGGCAGGCAAAAAAGCTTTTCAAGAAAAAGGATATGGAGTTCATGGGCTGCGCAGAGCCTGTAATGCCCAATAACTACTATATCAGCCATTACAAGGGACAGACAGACGACGAGATAAAGGATCGTCTGTTCAAAGCCTTTGACAAGATCGACGAGATATCCAACAGCATACAGAACTGCGAAAAGCTCAAGACAAGACATGTACTCCTTGTCGAGAAGCTCATAACACTTCCTATCAACTCCTACTTCTGCAAGCACAAGATAAACGCCAAGGACTTTTCCGTTCTTGACAAGTGCATAGGCTGCGGAAAATGTGAGGAGGTCTGTCCCCTCAGCAACATCACTCTCAGAGAGGATAAGCCCTCATGGGGAGACAGCTGCTCACACTGCATGGCGTGCATAGGCAACTGCCCCACCAACGCCATAGAGTACGGCACAGTCACCCGTGAAAAGGGCAAGTACAACTTCGAGGAATACAGGCATTTCCTCAATGAGATAAGATAA
- a CDS encoding NCS2 family permease, with translation MLEKLFKLKERGTNTKTEIAAGITTFMTMAYILAVNPNVLSKTGMDPTAVLLATCIASFIGTVCMAFMANLPFALSAGMGLNAYMAYTVCGNLGYPWQVALLAVFIEGIIFIVLSLTKVREAIFDAIPLSLKRAVSVGIGLFIAFIGLQNSGLAVDSATLVQLRDFREDFHTAGICALLALIGLLIMSVLYIKRVKGAILIGIIATWILGIICEVTGIYTPAPELEAFSLIPSFTMTDFTKLGDTFGQCFSVDFDAVGIFNFIVVIFSFLFVDLFDTLGTLIGVSTKAGLLDKEGKLPAIRPALMADAVATTAGAVLGTSTTTTFVESSAGVAAGGRTGLTALTTAVLFLLSMFLAPIFIAIPAFATAPALILVGFLMFCTVSEIKVDEKNYASAIPAYLCVIAMPLFYSISEGIAIGVISYVVINLICGKRREINPIMYVLAVLFVLKYIFL, from the coding sequence ATGCTTGAAAAGCTGTTCAAACTTAAAGAGCGCGGCACCAACACCAAGACTGAGATAGCCGCAGGTATAACCACATTTATGACAATGGCGTATATCCTCGCCGTAAACCCCAACGTCCTGTCAAAGACAGGCATGGACCCCACAGCGGTGCTCCTTGCCACATGTATCGCTTCGTTCATAGGAACTGTGTGCATGGCTTTCATGGCAAATCTGCCCTTTGCTCTTTCGGCAGGCATGGGACTCAACGCCTACATGGCGTACACGGTCTGCGGTAATCTGGGCTATCCGTGGCAGGTGGCTCTCCTTGCGGTGTTCATCGAGGGTATCATATTTATCGTCCTGTCTCTCACCAAAGTCAGAGAAGCCATATTCGACGCCATACCCCTTTCGCTGAAACGGGCGGTATCCGTGGGTATCGGTCTGTTCATCGCATTCATCGGACTCCAGAACTCAGGTCTTGCAGTTGACTCCGCAACTCTTGTACAGCTGAGGGACTTCCGCGAGGATTTCCATACCGCAGGCATATGCGCACTCCTTGCACTTATAGGACTGCTCATCATGTCCGTGCTTTACATCAAAAGAGTAAAGGGCGCTATCCTCATAGGCATAATAGCCACATGGATACTGGGCATCATCTGCGAGGTCACGGGAATATATACTCCCGCCCCTGAGCTTGAAGCATTCTCACTTATCCCCTCATTCACCATGACCGACTTCACAAAGCTGGGCGACACATTCGGACAGTGCTTCAGCGTGGACTTCGACGCTGTGGGAATATTCAACTTCATCGTTGTTATATTCTCATTCCTCTTCGTTGACCTCTTCGACACACTTGGCACTCTCATAGGCGTCAGCACAAAGGCAGGGCTCCTCGACAAAGAGGGCAAACTTCCTGCAATACGTCCCGCCCTCATGGCAGATGCCGTGGCTACTACCGCAGGCGCTGTGCTCGGTACATCTACCACCACCACCTTTGTTGAGTCCTCCGCAGGCGTTGCAGCAGGCGGAAGAACAGGTCTCACAGCCCTGACTACGGCTGTACTGTTCCTGCTGTCAATGTTCCTTGCACCTATATTCATTGCTATACCCGCATTTGCAACAGCCCCAGCCCTTATTCTGGTAGGCTTCCTCATGTTCTGCACGGTATCGGAGATAAAAGTTGACGAGAAAAACTACGCCTCGGCTATCCCCGCTTACCTCTGCGTCATAGCAATGCCGCTGTTCTACAGCATATCCGAGGGTATCGCCATCGGCGTTATCTCCTACGTGGTGATAAATCTCATCTGCGGCAAGCGCAGGGAGATAAATCCTATCATGTATGTACTCGCAGTACTCTTTGTACTCAAATATATTTTCCTGTGA
- the hpt gene encoding hypoxanthine phosphoribosyltransferase, whose amino-acid sequence MNFDSTEQWKSKIKRVIISEEQIREEIKKAGAMINSIYDGSPILLVSILKGSFVFMADICREVTVPCEIAFMAAKSYFEGTVSTGHVEITMDLKHDISKYHIVIIEDIIDTGRTLNEIIKILNVRNPLSLRVITLLDKPDRRVVDLKADYSLFTIPDYFVIGYGLDYGEFYRNLPYIAEFEE is encoded by the coding sequence ATGAATTTTGACAGCACAGAACAGTGGAAAAGCAAAATAAAGCGCGTTATCATCTCAGAGGAGCAGATACGCGAAGAAATAAAAAAAGCGGGAGCCATGATAAACTCCATATACGACGGCTCTCCCATACTGCTGGTCAGCATACTCAAAGGCTCCTTTGTGTTCATGGCTGATATATGCCGTGAAGTGACGGTCCCATGTGAGATAGCATTCATGGCGGCAAAGAGCTACTTCGAGGGTACGGTGTCCACAGGTCACGTTGAGATAACCATGGACCTCAAGCACGACATCAGCAAGTATCACATAGTCATAATCGAGGACATCATCGACACTGGACGCACACTCAATGAGATAATCAAGATACTCAACGTCCGCAATCCCCTGTCCCTGAGAGTGATAACCCTCCTCGACAAGCCCGACCGCCGCGTGGTAGACCTTAAAGCGGACTACTCACTGTTCACCATACCCGACTACTTCGTTATCGGCTATGGCCTGGACTACGGCGAGTTCTACCGCAATCTGCCTTACATAGCGGAATTTGAAGAGTGA
- a CDS encoding STAS domain-containing protein: MKIDIKNDNGAAVARLSGEIDHHNAKELRAEIDRFIVTVQPRELAIDLGGITFMDSSGIGLIMGRSKLMKECGGRLEVLNPQPYIRRVLRLAGMERIVKIR; encoded by the coding sequence ATGAAAATAGACATAAAAAACGACAACGGAGCGGCTGTTGCAAGGCTCAGCGGTGAAATTGACCACCATAACGCCAAAGAGCTCCGCGCAGAGATAGACCGCTTTATAGTTACGGTGCAGCCCCGCGAGCTGGCAATAGACCTCGGCGGCATAACCTTTATGGACAGCTCGGGCATCGGGCTCATAATGGGCAGGAGCAAGCTTATGAAGGAGTGCGGCGGCAGGCTGGAGGTGCTGAACCCACAGCCCTATATCAGGCGTGTACTGCGGCTGGCAGGTATGGAGCGCATCGTCAAAATAAGATAA
- the spoIIAB gene encoding anti-sigma F factor yields the protein MEILNEIKFTMPSLSVNEGAARAVVSSFLIQADPTVEELSDIRTAVSEAVTNAVVHGYRHKKGNIELTVRLLPDRVIYIRVKDKGCGIADVEQAMEPLFTTAPEEERSGLGFSVMQSFMDKLKVKSAPDKGTTVTMRKRLSAHGN from the coding sequence ATGGAAATACTCAACGAGATAAAATTCACAATGCCGTCCCTGTCGGTGAACGAGGGGGCGGCAAGAGCGGTGGTGTCCTCATTTCTCATACAGGCTGACCCCACCGTGGAGGAGCTGTCCGACATACGCACGGCGGTATCCGAGGCTGTCACCAATGCCGTGGTACACGGCTACAGGCACAAAAAGGGCAATATCGAGCTGACGGTGAGACTGCTGCCCGACAGGGTCATATACATACGTGTCAAGGACAAGGGCTGCGGAATTGCCGACGTGGAGCAGGCTATGGAGCCGTTGTTCACTACGGCTCCCGAGGAGGAGCGCTCGGGTCTGGGCTTTTCCGTTATGCAGTCCTTTATGGACAAGCTGAAGGTGAAAAGCGCTCCCGACAAGGGCACTACCGTTACCATGAGAAAGAGGCTCTCTGCTCATGGAAACTGA
- a CDS encoding sigma-70 family RNA polymerase sigma factor has product METEVKKPAAEDNLGLVHLCANRFRGRGIEYDDLYSAGCIGLLKAVKAFDSGRGVKFSTYAVPVILGEIKRLFRDGGAIRVSRSLKELSMRLQRLCEDFRQREMREPTIAELSLLSGESEADVSEALCVSQPLLSLTSGDDDEGQTDIPTESPDESITDLLALRQIMAQLDSNDRALLELRYFKGLTQSKTARALGMTQVQVSRREKKLLTYMREELLR; this is encoded by the coding sequence ATGGAAACTGAGGTAAAGAAGCCTGCCGCAGAGGATAATCTGGGACTGGTGCATCTCTGCGCCAACCGTTTCCGCGGGCGGGGCATCGAGTACGACGACCTTTACTCCGCAGGCTGTATCGGGCTCCTCAAAGCCGTGAAAGCCTTTGACAGCGGCAGGGGAGTGAAGTTTTCCACTTACGCCGTGCCTGTCATACTTGGTGAGATTAAGCGGCTTTTCCGCGACGGGGGAGCTATAAGAGTGAGCCGCAGCCTGAAAGAGCTGTCCATGCGTCTGCAAAGGCTGTGCGAGGACTTCCGACAGCGTGAGATGAGAGAGCCTACTATTGCTGAGCTGTCCCTGCTCTCGGGAGAGAGCGAAGCCGACGTTTCCGAGGCACTTTGCGTAAGTCAGCCCCTGCTGTCGCTTACCTCGGGAGATGATGACGAGGGACAGACAGATATCCCCACGGAGTCTCCCGACGAGAGCATAACAGACCTTCTCGCCCTGCGGCAGATAATGGCGCAGCTTGACTCCAACGACCGAGCGCTGCTGGAGCTCCGCTATTTCAAGGGGCTCACCCAGTCAAAGACCGCAAGAGCTCTTGGAATGACGCAGGTACAGGTTTCACGGCGCGAAAAAAAGCTCCTCACCTATATGAGGGAGGAGCTTCTGAGATAG
- a CDS encoding leucine-rich repeat protein, whose product MKTKKIISALSAAAVLVSAMPAAAHVTADSVDPSAFDSWQAAYKHLLEDGFAVNPDFDFGSKEGLESKFELYDVDKDGTPELFMSKGGIRPDTCLVYSFFNNKLSDPLEVGTYGNAFCDPNAHYVVHYDTHMGDLSLAYYKLDKGVFTLERSFFSNFLNEDATPHFYKMDGKEVSETEFTSEKEKYDHFELLAHGRANGISNVNDITEAINRYITPVYGTWQEAYSAQLRSLESTGKYSFNLKEDGSRYELYDVDGNGVPELFVSQSDARPYGCKIFTYNGSCNEILETGAYGYVDIAEGAPYIVYYDTHMGYTYEKYYRFDGTGATLENTFEDNSANSDIEEVYYKVNDIEVSKETYELAHEQYSGFKLKILGRKTAVNGLTYSDMGAVYRYAMDHYTLTGVEKDTKTLHIPDEINDLPVTTIGVEALRDCGLEEITFGKNITTVAADAFRGAKSLKTVDIGPSLQTIGSKAFINCPSLTSFISPNNTASLFCNDGIIYSDFMGTLVKYPTGKTDKKVVISKNVDTVLAQAFAYNENIEEIVFPENVDCIYNGAAALCPSLKSVTILDPEAIIDNPAYFGSSYTISNSFDGTTQEYVYSGVIKGYKGSTAEAYAAKYHLQFEALSDEPGLPTGDVDNNGAVNAVDASMILAEYALVSTNKAPQFNAAQTKAGDIDKNGAVNAVDASMVLTYYAYKATNPDSDLSLDEMLRMAL is encoded by the coding sequence ATGAAAACAAAAAAAATCATCTCAGCACTTTCAGCAGCAGCTGTTCTGGTATCGGCTATGCCCGCTGCAGCTCATGTCACGGCAGACAGCGTTGATCCCTCTGCCTTTGATTCATGGCAGGCAGCCTACAAGCATCTGCTCGAAGACGGCTTTGCCGTTAATCCCGACTTTGATTTCGGCAGCAAGGAGGGGCTTGAATCAAAATTTGAGCTCTACGACGTGGACAAGGACGGCACTCCCGAGCTTTTCATGTCAAAGGGCGGTATCCGCCCCGACACCTGTCTGGTGTACAGCTTCTTCAACAATAAGCTCTCAGACCCGCTGGAGGTGGGCACCTACGGCAATGCCTTCTGCGATCCAAACGCACACTATGTAGTTCACTATGATACCCACATGGGCGACCTGAGTCTTGCATACTACAAGCTGGATAAGGGCGTATTCACACTGGAAAGGTCATTCTTCTCCAACTTTCTAAATGAAGATGCCACACCACACTTCTATAAAATGGACGGAAAAGAGGTCTCGGAGACGGAATTCACCTCAGAAAAGGAAAAATACGACCACTTTGAGCTCCTCGCTCACGGCAGAGCCAACGGCATATCCAATGTCAATGACATAACCGAGGCCATAAACAGATATATCACCCCTGTCTACGGAACATGGCAGGAGGCTTACAGTGCGCAGCTGCGCTCCCTTGAAAGCACAGGCAAATACAGCTTCAACCTCAAGGAAGACGGTTCAAGATATGAGCTTTACGACGTTGACGGCAACGGTGTCCCCGAGCTGTTCGTATCCCAGAGCGACGCCCGTCCCTACGGCTGTAAGATATTCACATACAACGGCTCCTGCAATGAGATACTTGAAACAGGCGCTTACGGTTATGTGGATATAGCTGAGGGAGCTCCCTATATCGTTTACTACGACACCCATATGGGCTATACCTATGAAAAGTACTACCGCTTTGACGGAACCGGCGCCACCCTTGAAAACACCTTTGAAGACAACTCTGCCAACTCCGATATCGAGGAGGTCTACTACAAGGTCAACGATATTGAAGTCTCAAAGGAGACCTATGAGCTTGCCCATGAGCAGTACAGCGGCTTCAAGCTGAAGATACTCGGCAGAAAAACCGCTGTCAACGGGCTTACCTATTCGGATATGGGAGCTGTTTACAGATACGCCATGGATCACTATACACTGACAGGCGTTGAGAAGGATACCAAAACTCTGCATATCCCCGACGAGATAAACGATCTTCCCGTGACCACCATAGGCGTGGAAGCTCTCAGGGACTGCGGCCTTGAAGAGATCACATTCGGCAAGAATATCACAACAGTTGCTGCCGACGCATTCAGAGGAGCAAAAAGCCTTAAAACCGTGGACATCGGTCCAAGTCTGCAAACCATAGGCAGCAAGGCGTTCATAAACTGCCCGTCTCTAACCTCCTTTATCTCCCCCAATAACACTGCATCATTATTCTGCAATGACGGCATAATCTACAGTGATTTCATGGGAACTCTCGTTAAGTACCCCACAGGCAAGACTGACAAGAAGGTCGTTATCAGCAAGAATGTTGACACCGTATTGGCACAAGCCTTTGCATACAACGAAAACATCGAGGAGATAGTATTCCCCGAAAATGTTGACTGCATCTACAACGGCGCGGCAGCACTCTGTCCCAGCCTAAAGTCCGTTACTATCCTTGATCCCGAAGCCATTATCGACAATCCTGCTTATTTCGGCTCGTCATACACCATCTCCAACAGCTTTGACGGCACGACTCAGGAATACGTCTACAGCGGAGTCATCAAGGGCTACAAGGGCTCAACTGCCGAGGCGTATGCCGCAAAGTACCATCTGCAATTCGAGGCTCTCAGCGACGAACCGGGTCTGCCCACGGGAGATGTTGACAACAACGGCGCAGTAAACGCAGTCGATGCATCAATGATACTCGCCGAGTACGCTCTTGTATCCACCAACAAGGCTCCGCAGTTCAATGCAGCTCAGACCAAGGCTGGCGACATTGACAAGAACGGCGCGGTAAACGCTGTTGACGCATCAATGGTGCTCACCTACTATGCTTATAAAGCTACAAATCCCGACAGCGACCTCTCTCTGGACGAAATGCTGAGAATGGCGCTGTAA
- a CDS encoding cellulase family glycosylhydrolase — MATSFFKKLLAAVSAAAVVLVPASEPLPEKSTAVAAADDCHDDWLHVNDKAQIVDKDGKEVWLTGVNWFGYNAGRQVFDGVWSKNMHSMLNQIADHGFNLLRVPMSTQIILQWKNKGSDKGNGVGEVNMMVNAYENPELTLEGGVSGEGQYTLMYSFDIWNKAVEWCKENGMKIMIDIHSATSASMGHQKPLWYDDNFSEDDWLEALEWFTEYYKDDDTIIAIDLKNEPHGKPEEGTFAKWDDSKDANNWKYAAEKGAMACLKHNPNLLIMIEGTECYPDFEKGADWNTPAVDYAHYDEPSLIFGAWWGGNLRGVKDHPVDIGEYNKQIVYSPHDYGPLVWKQSWFYMDDDSKTFDRQSLLDDYWYDTWAYLVEEQKYPLLIGEWGGFIDKEHDPTGENKHWMQELRDYMIDKHINHTFWCFNENSGDTGGLVYDDFGKWDEEKYEFVKPSLWQTDGGKFIGLDHSIPLGQAGNGISLSDYYSGNTNPTPRTTTATTTKVTTTTTTTKDVTTTTTTATTTAPKKDTTTTTTATTTAPKQETTTTVTTTYPLVPGTKDNTVWGDANDDGSVDMSDVVLIMQSLANPNKYGLSGTDKNHITSNGLLNASVIKRNGSVTTEDALQIQLFLLGKVTDLGPVS; from the coding sequence ATGGCAACATCATTTTTCAAAAAGCTGCTCGCCGCTGTTTCAGCTGCGGCAGTAGTGCTCGTGCCTGCTTCAGAGCCGCTGCCCGAAAAAAGCACTGCGGTGGCTGCTGCCGACGACTGCCACGATGACTGGCTCCACGTTAACGATAAAGCACAGATCGTTGACAAGGACGGCAAAGAGGTATGGCTCACAGGCGTAAACTGGTTCGGCTACAATGCAGGACGTCAGGTATTCGACGGCGTATGGTCCAAGAATATGCACAGCATGCTCAACCAGATCGCAGACCACGGCTTCAATCTTCTCCGTGTGCCTATGTCCACACAGATCATTCTCCAGTGGAAGAATAAGGGCTCGGATAAGGGCAATGGCGTTGGCGAGGTCAACATGATGGTCAACGCTTACGAGAACCCAGAGCTGACTCTTGAGGGCGGCGTAAGCGGCGAAGGTCAGTACACTCTTATGTACAGCTTCGACATCTGGAACAAGGCTGTTGAGTGGTGCAAGGAAAACGGTATGAAGATCATGATCGACATTCACAGCGCTACCTCAGCTTCAATGGGCCATCAGAAGCCGCTCTGGTACGATGACAACTTCTCGGAGGACGACTGGCTGGAGGCTCTTGAATGGTTCACCGAGTATTACAAGGACGATGATACCATCATCGCTATCGACCTGAAGAACGAGCCCCACGGCAAGCCCGAGGAGGGTACATTTGCAAAGTGGGACGACTCCAAGGACGCTAACAACTGGAAGTATGCAGCAGAAAAGGGCGCAATGGCTTGTCTCAAGCACAACCCCAATCTGCTTATCATGATCGAGGGTACAGAGTGCTACCCTGACTTTGAAAAGGGCGCAGACTGGAACACTCCTGCTGTTGACTACGCTCATTACGACGAGCCTTCACTGATATTCGGCGCATGGTGGGGCGGAAACCTCCGCGGCGTAAAGGATCACCCCGTTGATATCGGCGAGTACAACAAGCAGATAGTTTACTCACCTCACGATTACGGTCCGCTGGTATGGAAGCAGAGCTGGTTCTATATGGACGACGACTCCAAGACCTTTGACCGCCAGTCTCTCCTTGATGATTACTGGTACGATACATGGGCTTATCTGGTTGAGGAGCAGAAGTATCCGCTTCTCATTGGCGAGTGGGGCGGCTTCATCGACAAGGAGCACGATCCTACAGGCGAGAACAAGCACTGGATGCAGGAGCTCCGCGACTATATGATCGACAAGCACATCAACCATACCTTCTGGTGCTTCAATGAGAACTCGGGCGATACAGGCGGACTTGTATACGACGACTTCGGCAAGTGGGACGAGGAGAAGTACGAATTCGTAAAGCCTTCACTCTGGCAGACAGACGGCGGCAAGTTCATCGGTCTCGACCACTCTATCCCGCTGGGACAGGCAGGCAACGGTATCTCACTCAGCGATTACTATTCGGGTAATACCAATCCTACACCAAGAACTACAACAGCTACAACTACAAAGGTAACAACTACTACAACGACCACAAAGGACGTTACAACTACAACTACTACTGCGACCACTACTGCTCCGAAGAAGGATACCACTACAACAACTACTGCAACAACTACAGCTCCGAAGCAGGAGACAACGACTACAGTCACAACAACTTACCCACTTGTCCCCGGTACTAAGGACAATACAGTATGGGGCGACGCTAACGACGACGGCAGCGTTGATATGTCGGACGTGGTACTTATAATGCAGAGCCTTGCGAACCCGAATAAGTACGGTCTCAGCGGTACTGACAAGAACCATATAACAAGCAATGGACTTCTGAATGCTTCCGTTATAAAGAGAAACGGCAGTGTTACTACAGAGGACGCTTTACAGATACAGCTCTTCCTCCTCGGAAAGGTGACTGATCTGGGTCCTGTTTCATAA
- a CDS encoding peptidoglycan-binding domain-containing protein has product MNIIKRTFVVASAAVMCALPLASSIADKGTFFSSNSITASAAYKTPNVYNLNNGRSYYCKNNDQWTRYEDVLWIQDKYMKARASQSYYVQKYAFPAITVDGYYGPNTEKAIRQFQAWYGLKVDGYAGVETITALKYV; this is encoded by the coding sequence ATGAATATTATTAAAAGAACATTTGTTGTTGCATCAGCAGCAGTAATGTGTGCACTTCCTCTTGCATCATCAATTGCAGATAAGGGCACATTCTTCAGCAGCAATTCTATCACAGCATCAGCAGCATATAAGACACCTAATGTTTATAACTTAAATAATGGCAGATCTTATTATTGCAAAAACAATGACCAGTGGACAAGGTATGAAGATGTACTTTGGATCCAGGATAAGTATATGAAGGCAAGAGCTTCTCAGAGCTATTATGTTCAGAAGTATGCTTTCCCTGCAATCACAGTTGACGGCTATTATGGTCCGAATACTGAAAAGGCAATCAGACAGTTCCAGGCTTGGTATGGACTGAAGGTTGATGGATATGCCGGCGTAGAAACAATTACAGCATTAAAATACGTATAA